In the Topomyia yanbarensis strain Yona2022 chromosome 3, ASM3024719v1, whole genome shotgun sequence genome, one interval contains:
- the LOC131687936 gene encoding synaptojanin-1, translating into MAMSKGFRVLEKSKPPSPHSVLLEHRNKPETLLFESQAVAVLSAQETEIVRKQYTKVLDAYGCLGVLQLNAGDSSLLYLVMVTGCFSVGKILDSEIFRITQTQFVSLQYQPSNEDRISEIRKVLNSGTFYFSFLNPTASSSLQQNGGRFNFDITLSAQRRRRTTDTDNRFFWNRMLFIHMLRFGVDCNFWLLKTMCGSVEIRTVYAGSKQARAAIISRLSCERAGTRFNVRGTNDEGCVANFVETEQCIYLENEISSYVQTRGSVPLFWEQPGVQVGSHKVKLSRGYESSKSAFDRHMISMKARYGKQAIVNLLGTSLIGSKEGEAMLSNEFQRHHKESNHMDVPHIVFDYHQECRGGNTGALSKLKTKIDAMCADFGLFHAIGENALREQKGTIRTNCLDCLDRTNCVQTYIGLEILNEQISQMSAFSDKKQQISSRFEEVFRQMWINNGNEVSKIYAGTGAIQGGSKLMDGARSAARTIQNNLLDSSKQEAIDVLLVGSTLSSELADRARILLPSNMLHAPTAVLREMCRRYEEFVTPLEIRIACGTYNVNGGKHFRSVVYKDVSLADWLLDCHRLARSKSLVDVSHTEDTDEPPIDVFAIGFQEIVDLNASNIVAASSDNAKAWAEELQKVISRNEEYVLLTYQQLVGVCLYIYIRPQHAQYIRDVAIDCVKTGLGGATGNKGAAAIRFVIHGTSICFVCAHFAAGQSQVAERNADYAEITRKIAFPMGRSLKSHDYIFWCGDFNYRIDMEKDELKELLKQGDIGSVLQFDQLRIQQNTGSVFNDFLEGEISFPPTYKYDLFSDDYDTSEKCRAPAWTDRVLWRRRKQSPDADKHPNWNPGNLVHYGRAELKQSDHRPVIAIIDIGICKIDQQRRSQVFNDVIRDLGPPDGTILIQATNPSNSGADSGDEDEGSIYDENLMSALIQELTQIGEVTLVRFVGDTMWVTFRDGQSALTAAQKQFVQVCGVSLSIKLKTENWIESVEKEIELCTPNTVSFCDNQTGDYNSLGIPEVPSRPKSPPTHQQAPLRPAPPGRPPLPKSPQASPKHQPSHHHFPKAGVISLGAEVLLASKLQQKPPIPPIPLMPSSVTSKTTPPVEEYASSSPIAGSPVHNPSFSTVTSTQDTGAIYEEINDDVTIPEPRGPPPPPPRCDVYDLDVVSNSKPNKSSPPGTSGSSGADSPQSSLSSGTPKTNPPPLPVRRGIPPPIPNRSAGAPPLPARPNNP; encoded by the exons CCGCTCAGGAGACAGAAATAGTTCGTAAACAGTACACGAAGGTGCTAGACGCATATGGCTGTCTCGGAGTACTCCAGCTGAATGCTGGTGACAGCTCGTTACTATATCTAGTGATGGTCACAGGTTGCTTCTCGGTCGGCAAAATACTGGACAGTGAAATCTTCCGTATTACCCAGACGCAGTTTGTGTCGCTCCAATACCAACCTTCAAACGAAGATCGTATTTCTGAAATAAGGAAAGTGCTGAATTCGGGAACATTTTATTTCTCCTTTCTGAACCCGACTGCCAGTAGCAGTTTGCAGCAGAACGGAGGTAGATTCAACTTCGATATAACACTATCGGCCCAACGAAGACGAAGAACTACGGATACTGATAATAGGTTTTTCTGGAATCGGATGCTGTTCATCCATATGCTGCGATTTGGAGTGGACTGTAACTTCTGGCTCCTGAAAACTATGTGTGGTTCGGTGGAAATTAGAACCGTGTATGCCGGAAGTAAACAAGCCAGAGCTGCTATCATTTCAAGACTTAGCTGTGAACGAGCGGGAACGCGTTTCAATGTGAGAGGAACCAACGACGAAGGCTGTGTGGCAAACTTCGTCGAAACGGAACAATGCATCTATTTAGAGAATGAAATATCATCTTACGTTCAAACGCGTGGAAGTGTTCCATTGTTCTGGGAGCAACCAGGTGTTCAAGTGGGATCTCATAAAGTCAAACTATCGCGTGGTTATGAATCATCTAAATCTGCGTTTGACCGTCATATGATTTCTATGAAGGCCCGCTATGGTAAACAAGCAATAGTTAATCTTCTTGGAACAAGTTTAATTGGAAGTAAAGAAGGCGAAGCAATGTTGAGCAACGAATTTCAGCGCCATCATAAAGAATCAAATCATATGGATGTTCCACACATTGTTTTTGACTACCACCAGGAATGCCGGGGTGGTAACACAGGTGccctttccaaattaaagacTAAAATCGATGCCATGTGTGCGGATTTCGGATTATTTCATGCTATTGGAGAAAACGCGTTACGTGAGCAAAAAGGAACAATCCGAACTAATTGTCTCGATTGTTTGGATCGAACAAATTGCGTTCAGACTTACATTGGGTTGGAAATTTTGAATGAACAAATTTCTCAAATGTCTGCATTTTCcgataaaaaacaacaaataagttCCCGATTTGAGGAGGTGTTTCGTCAGATGTGGATCAATAACGGCAACGAAGTGAGCAAAATTTATGCCGGCACGGGTGCTATACAGGGTGGCTCAAAATTGATGGATGGAGCGCGGTCGGCTGCCCGAACGATCCAAAATAACTTGCTCGACAGTTCCAAACAGGAAGCTATCGATGTTTTGTTAGTTGGTTCAACGCTTAGTTCGGAACTGGCGGATCGTGCAAGAATTCTGCTGCCCTCGAATATGCTGCATG CGCCCACGGCTGTCCTACGAGAAATGTGTCGCCGCTATGAGGAATTTGTTACTCCTTTGGAAATTCGGATCGCTTGTGGAACGTACAACGTGAACGGTGGCAAGCATTTTCGAAGTGTTGTGTACAAGGATGTTTCTTTGGCTGATTGGCTTCTGGATTGCCATCGGTTGGCGAGGTCGAAAT CTCTTGTAGATGTTAGTCATACCGAGGATACAGATGAACCACCGATTGATGTCTTTGCCATCGGTTTTCAGGAAATTGTTGATCTGAACGCCTCAAACATCGTTGCTGCCAG TTCGGACAACGCGAAAGCCTGGGCTGAGGAACTGCAGAAGGTAATCAGTCGAAATGAAGAATATGTTCTTCTGACGTATCAGCAGTTAGTTGGCGTATGTCTGTACATCTACATCCGACCACAGCACGCGCAATATATCCGTGATGTGGCTATAGATTGTGTCAAAACGGGACTGGGTGGTGCGACCGGCAATAAGGGTGCGGCGGCGATTCGTTTCGTCATCCACGGAACTTCGATTTGCTTCGTATGCGCTCATTTTGCCGCCGGCCAGTCGCAGGTTGCTGAGCGGAATGCAGATTATGCGGAAATCACACGAAAGATTGCTTTCCCAATGGGCCGCTCATTGAAATCACATGACTATATATTTTGGTGTGGTGATTTCAATTATCGAATTGATATGGAGAAGGATGAACTGAAGGAGCTACTGAAACAAGGTGACATAGGTTCTGTACTACAATTCGATCAGTTGAGGATTCAACAGAACACAGGTAGTGTGTTCAATGACTTTCTAGAAGGTGAAATATCATTCCCTCCGACGTACAAATATGACTTATTTAGTGACGACTACGATACGAGTGAGAAATGTCGCGCACCGGCTTGGACTGATCGGGTTTTGTGGCGACGGCGGAAGCAAAGCCCAGATGCTGACAAACATCCGAACTGGAATCCTGGTAATTTAGTGCACTACGGACGCGCAGAACTAAAGCAAAGTGACCATCGTCCTGTGATTGCGATAATCGATATTGGAATTTGTAAAATTGATCAGCAAAGAAGGTCGCAAGTGTTCAACGATGTCATTAGAGATTTGGGACCACCGGACGGAACAATCCTAATTCAAGCAACGAATCCCTCTAACAGTGGTGCTGATTCTGGAGATGAAGATGAAGGTAGCATTTACGATGAGAATTTGATGAGCGCCCTCATCCAGGAGTTGACGCAGATTGGGGAAGTGACACTAGTGAGATTTGTGGGTGACACAATGTGGGTTACCTTTCGGGATGGACAATCAGCATTGACTGCTGCACAAAAGCAATTTGTCCAAGTTTGTGGAGTTAGTCTTTCGATTAAACTGAAAACCGAAAATTGGATTGAGAGTGTAGAAAAAGAAATCGAGCTCTGTACACCAAACACTGTCAGTTTTTGCGACAATCAAACGGGCGACTATAATAGTCTTGGTATACCGGAAGTTCCATCGCGTCCCAAAAGTCCACCCACTCATCAGCAAGCGCCATTACGACCTGCTCCGCCAGGTAGGCCCCCGTTGCCGAAGTCACCTCAAGCATCACCAAAACATCAACCAAGTCATCATCACTTTCCCAAGGCCGGGGTTATCAGTTTGGGAGCAGAAGTTTTGttggcatcaaaattacaacaaaaaCCTCCCATACCTCCAATACCATTGATGCCGTCGTCCGTCACCTCTAAAACTACTCCTCCCGTTGAGGAATATGCCAGTTCTAGTCCGATTGCTGGTTCGCCTGTTCATAATCCTTCCTTCTCGACCGTCACATCTACCCAGGATACTGGAGCAATCTACGAAGAAATCAACGATGATGTG ACCATACCAGAACCACGCGGTCCTCCTCCACCTCCCCCTCGATGCGATGTTTACGATTTGGATGTAGTAAGCAACAGTAAACCAAATAAATCATCTCCTCCTGGAACATCCGGCAGTTCCGGTGCTGATTCACCGCAATCCTCGCTGTCATCGGGGACTCCTAAAACGAATCCTCCTCCACTACCCGTTCGTAGAGGTATACCTCCTCCAATACCAAACCGAAGTGCGGGAGCACCACCTCTACCGGCACGGCCAAACAATCCGTAA